One Watersipora subatra chromosome 4, tzWatSuba1.1, whole genome shotgun sequence genomic window carries:
- the LOC137393688 gene encoding protein ABHD13-like, with protein MPTSIGMYLKRLLYKIRRILLKSTTMVQLQAILMKTPLLYQFSERLPSLCLLIFSFYLGCGIYSIFLDLLILLFTLWTIAVLLYNAQDKLLYFPCEPETSRVYVPRISKISDCESITITSSDGTLIHAFLLKHSHPIERPTVIFYHGNAGNIGYRMENGFHLMSECGVNVLLMEYRGYGLSGGEISEQGIYSDALAAVKYVKNRVDLDSSKVVIMGRSLGGAIAIETATHPECSDIFALILENTFTSLPDIAKRVLNISLIKMVPEWCYKNRYKSLDKIRRVRQPTLFLSGRSDTLIPPTHMDSLYLASGSTKKEMSSFPDGDHNSTWTEPGYFFAVKSFLQSL; from the exons ATGCCGACCTCTATTGGGATGTACTTGAAAAGATTGCTTTATAAAATTCGAAGAATTTTGCTCAAGTCTACAACCATGGTTCAGTTACAAGCAATTTTGATGAAGACTCCGTTGCTCTACCAGTTTAGTGAAAGATTACCTTCCTTATGCTTGCTGATATTCTCATTTTATTTGGGATGCGGAATTTACTCTATATTCTTGGACCTCCTTATTCTTCTTTTTACACTATGGACAATTGCCG TTTTGCTTTATAATGCTCAAGACAAGCTGCTATATTTCCCTTGTGAACCCGAGACATCGCGCGTGTATGTGCCACGCATCTCAAAGATTTCAGACTGTGAAAGCATTACTATTACTTCGTCTGATGGCACGCTTATCCACGCATTTCTTCTTAAGCACAGTCATCCTATTGAGCGACctacagtaatattttatcatgGCAATGCTGGAAATATTGGATACAG GATGGAAAATGGATTTCATTTAATGTCTGAGTGCGGAGTGAATGTACTTCTTATGGAATATAGAGGGTATGGTCTCAGTGGTGGGGAGATATCCGAACAAG GTATATATAGCGACGCTCTAGCAGCAGTGAAATATGTGAAGAATCGGGTTGACCTTGACAGTAGCAAGGTTGTAATTATGGGAAGGTCACTCGGAGGAGCCATCGCTATAGAGACAGCAACTCATCCGGAGTGTTCTGATATCTTTGCTCTGATTCTGGAGAACACATTTACAAGTCTTCCAGATATAGCCAAGCGAGTTCTCAACATCTCTTTAATAAAG ATGGTTCCAGAATGGTGCTATAAAAACCGATATAAAAGTTTAGACAAAATCAGGCGGGTGAGGCAGCCAACGTTGTTTCTCTCTGGTAGATCAGATACACTCATCCCTCCCACGCATATGGATTCGCTTTATTTG GCTAGTGGCTCTACAAAGAAGGAGATGTCAAGCTTTCCAGACGGTGATCATAACAGCACATGGACAGAACCTGGATATTTTTTCGCTGTCAAGTCTTTTTTACAATCTTTGTAA
- the LOC137393974 gene encoding origin recognition complex subunit 4-like, translating to MSRGHQIKPMIDCVNKPSRCQILLRSTFLTNELNVDMPSRVDVSQLCQTLLDKLFHSSEGKESDRDFDFPSQRQGFKELTSLLNKCIAFGESNSILIIGPRGSGKTHLVNNSLKKVLAQNSEQVAVVRLNGLLQTDDNIALEEITRQLKLENVMEDMVFGSFEKKLQFLLESLRTGTRNSQPIVIVLDEFHLFSEHKNQTLLYNLFDISQTNQTPICVVGLTCRLDTTELLEKRVKSRFSHRYIYLTDQVAYPELQSLLAFYLKHSESLCRAKGSLATQWNKKIDQLLLDPQIKDSLLFRFSISADMNSVKQLAALIITACSRSQALPDNSHFLESFKILDTDPKATMLQGLSIVELCLIIAMKQLTEIYSDEPFNFQMVYEHFRKFSERKSCMKTCPRTIAIKAFEHLIDLEIVTPADQSSKVLKQYQPMRLLVTAKEIDDAVLHYTGCPSEIVQWSYMDCARV from the exons atgtCGAGAGGACATCAAATCAAACCAATGATCGACTGTGTCAATAAACCAAGCCGTTGTCAAATACTCCTCAGATCTACCTTCCTTACTAACGAG CTGAATGTTGATATGCCTTCCCGTGTAGATGTGTCCCAACTTTGCCAAACTCTTCTCGATAAACTGTTTCATTCATCCGAGGGGAAGGAAAGTGATAGAGATTTTGATTTTCCTTCCCAACGTCAAGGCTTCAAAGAGCTTACAAGCCTTCTTAATAAATGCATCGCTTTTG GGGAAAGTAACTCCATACTTATTATCGGGCCAAGAGGAAGTGGTAAAACTCATCTGGTCAATAATTCTCTGAAGAAGGTTCTCGCTCAGAATAGTGAGCAGGTGGCAGTA gtacgtTTGAATGGTTTATTGCAAACTGATGACAACATAGCCCTGGAGGAGATAACTCGGCAGTTGAAATTGGAGAATGTCATGGAAGATATGGTGTTTGGTTCATTTGAGAAGAAGTTACAATTTCTCCTCGAATCACTTCGAACAGGAACAAGAAACAGTCAGCCCATTGTGATTGTCCTAGATGAGTTCCACTTATTCTCTGAGCACAAGAATCAGACATTGCTTTATAACCTATTTGATATCTCGCAAACAAACCAGACACCTATCTGCGTAGTCG GACTAACTTGCCGTTTGGATACAACCGAGCTCTTGGAGAAGAGGGTGAAGTCGCGATTTTCCCATCGGTATATCTACCTGACGGACCAAGTTGCATATCCAGAGCTTCAGTCGCTATTAGCCTTTTATTTGAAGCATTCCGAATCGTTGTGCAGGGCCAAAGGCTCGCTCGCGACTCAGTGGAATAAAAAGATAGACCAGTTGCTGCTTGACCCACAGATTAAGGACTCTCTCTTGTTCCGCTTCAGCATATCTGCAGATATGAATTCGGTAAAACAACTGGCAGCTCTTATCATTACTGCCTGTTCTCGGTCCCAAGCTCTACCAGATAATTCACACTTTCTTGAATCCTTTAAGATACTGGACACAGATCCTAAAGCCACCATGTTACAAG GTTTGTCAATTGTCGAACTCTGTCTGATCATTGCGATGAAACAACTCACAGAAATTTACTCGGATGAGCCCTTCAACTTTCAGATGGTGTACGAACATTTTAGGAAATTCAGTGAAAGAAAATCTTGCATGAAGACTTGTCCGCGGACGATCGCTATAAAAGCTTTTGAACATTTAATTGATTTAGAAATTGTTACTCCGGCAGACCAATCATCTAAAGTCTTGAAGCAGTATCAACCAATGAGACTGCTAGTTACAGCCAAAGAAATTGATGATGCTGTCCTGCACTACACCGGATGTCCTTCTGAAATCGTGCAGTGGTCATATATGGATTGTGCACGGGTTTGA